Part of the Chanos chanos chromosome 5, fChaCha1.1, whole genome shotgun sequence genome, CTAGAGAGAATTCTCATGGCAACAGCATCAGACCTCCAAAAGGTCCAAGCCCAGTTGAACCTTTTCCAGAGATCAGCTGCCTTGCGTTATCTGCCCTCAGGTTGGTGGCTCtttttgttcacattttaaCTAGGCAGTACAAGGGTGAATGCTCATTCAGTGAATGTTCTCAATTTATATGCCATCCAAAGTCttcatatctttcttttttttccctcttctcctccaccatttcctcaggctgtgagaTGGCTCTGCTATTTCCCATGCGCTCCCGTCACACCTTTGCAGCTGTTACACCTTCCATGTCCCTCGCCTTGCGTTCGCTGACGATTTGTCTGTGGGCCAAGCTGACCCAGTCTCTTGACAGAACGGTTCTCTTCTCGTACGGAACGAGAAAAAACCCGCAGGAGTTCCAAATCCTTGTGGCTAAGCGTTCTGTATTCCTCACAGTCGGCGGTGAGTCTCATTTAGTGGAGGCCCATGACATAGTAACAGATGGGCGATGGGGACACTATTGTGGAGTCTGGAGCTCTGAACAGGGTCTAGCTTCATTGTGGGTCAATGGGGAGAAGGTTGCCGGTTCTCCTGGGGTGGCGGAGGGACACACCCTGCCCGACGGAGGCACCACGCTGCTGGGACAGGAGAGGAGCCGAACTGGCTTCAACAGGGATTTTGACCCATCTGTTGCTTTTACGGGCAAGATGACAGCAGTGAACATGTGGGATCACGTGCTGGATGCTGACAGGATCCGACAATACGCAAAACACGATGGATCCTGTGATGTCCGGGGAAACGTGATTGGATGGGGTGTTTCAGAGATCATTCCGCACGGGGGTGCTCAGTATATTAACTGACCCAGCAAGACGCTGGGTGCAAATCAGGACAATGCACCACTTTGAGGGAATTCCTttgaaataataacaataacaagcAGAGTTAGATCCCCTAAAAAAACTGTATATTTTCACTTTCTGAGAAAAAGTGTacaatgtttttcattcaaatttgtACTTGTCTGCTTATACTGAAAAGTTATGAAGACACAGTATGTTCACTGTGACGTGTATGAttttgttattatattattgtatCCACTCAAGTGAGGAACCTTGTGAGTAAAGAATTAAAGAGGAATCAAGGGCGTAAAGCCAGCCtccaaaaatgttttacagtgtatataatatatttgttttactgtattttagTGTACTTGTTTTGTACTTATAACGAATGATACAAAACAGTGGAAATAAGCTTCTTCAGTATCAGCATAACTGCACTGGTGCTGGCTGAGTCAACCTGTTGGAAGAAACCAACATTCACAAAATAATCTTCCTGTTTGatcaaaatgtatattttaatgaCTTGAGCTGGGGCCTGATTGGATTTTCTGAGTAAATACTAAATTTGATTATTTACATTATTGAACagaccccaccccccaaccccccgtctgtctcgctctctctctctgtctgtctctcataaTTTAGATGCAGCTTACAACATTTGGCCTGCTTATTACAGTGAAACAATTGCTATTTTACTACTGTTGGCCGTTTGTCTAGTCAGACCACAAAATCCCATGAGAGGGACACGAGTAAGACGTTTGCTTCTACCAGGGCGATGGCACCGAAGAAGTTTCACCCACgtgtaaatgtatgaaatgtttACCACAATGAACAGTCTTTTCCAGTCATGTTGAAGGCGTGGGGTCAACCGCAGCATTATTGCAGCCCTATAATGACTCAAGAGGCTACCGGTATTTAAATATTACTGAATGTGACTGTGCATCTACACGGCACCTTTTTGTCTACAATGCACCCACTCCGAGTCAATCAGTGCAATAATTTAGCCCACCCTCACATTTCCCGCACTGacactgttattattttctACCTTCATATCCCTAATTACTATAAGAATACATGACTTTCCttatttaaaaagacaaaagattaAAATCCACGACAACAAAACAATCTTTCATTCAGTCGGatttgtttttcacaaaaatCGGTAATGGCAGTAAATCGCATGCCTACAGTTTGTTGCAGGCGGAAAACACGGAGATTAAAAGACTGTACACTGCCTGAGTTAAAGACTGTTCTTTGAATCATCGCCTGTTTAAATGGTTTTGGCGCCCCTTAGGGGAGTACAacgatttttttaaaaaactgttaaTCTGTTCAGCAGAGCATCTACACAAACGACAAAGCACAGGTACAGCTACATAACCATCCACTGACGTAGAGTACATATAAATGACTAAAGCTAAAATCACGGGAGaaagaaatgtgtaattttgaACTCAAGTTATATCTCTTACAGAACATGCATAGATCATATTATATCTGGAGAATGCTTTCTTTGGTTTTCTGGGAATAATGCATCGGTCATGCAATGAAACAAATCCCCTACTATTCTGTGGCAGCAGCGCCcctgtaatgtgttttatgcAATGCGACAATAACATTTTTACGACAGATGTGAGAAAAATGATATTAAACTGATCACTTTATGTTTCTTTccactttgtttttcttgtcttaaGACAATTGTGGGGGGAAATGTATGAACTGTTGGATTTTTGACTGACTCCAAGTTTCACGTCGTAGTAGCGTTGTGCTTTAAAGGGGAGGGGTTTAAGTATTGTAAATCTGTCGGAAACTGGCCTCCTCAGGTCAATTTTAACATTACGTTCCGTGCCCTGTTCAGTTTGATATAGAAAACGTATGTCCACGTCGATCAGAGGAACTATGGCTCCCTGTATACCATGGTGCATTTGGACTTCAGCTCATGTAATTGTACCTGAAAATCCTATTTAAGATAAACTGTGATCTTACTGTtttagttctttctttctttctttctttctttctttctttctttctttctttctttctttctttcctttaaacGTGTTTAACATGAACGTCACAAGTTAAGTTACGTGCATGTCAAATTTGGAACTTTACAGTTAAAGGGTAAAGTTAATTGTAACCAGAACAGCGGTCCCTAAAATCGGCATCTGCACTGTAAACAAACGACTCGGCATAAGGCTCTCTCACATACGAGGGAGATAAGTCCGGGAAAGGATGGGAAAAGGAGTGTGCTCGAGGCGACAGAGAAAACTGTTTCAGTCTTTCTTCCTGATAACCGTGGTCTGTGGAATGATATGTGCTTTCATGATATCTTACGAGATGCATAAAGAGCTGAAGAAGACAGAGGCCGTTGCTGTTAGGTACCAACAGCACCAGGCGTCTTTATCCGCACAGCTGCAAGGTAACCCCAGAGTGGAATTCAAATTTTTGCATCAGTGCTCAATGAAAGTAAAACTACATACTCAGGGTGACTTTTAAACTTTCGTGGTAACATAGTAAAATACTTTATGAGACGGAAGGTATTTTCGCTAATGTACATGAACTGTATTTCCGTCACGTCCGTCAAGTTGCACAAAAGTACTCACTaaatgctcttgattaaatgtGGCTCTGGCCGTGATCTCAGTGGCTTTGATTTTATAAAATTTGAGTGGTCCACTCAGTACTGATTTGTTTCAAGTGGTAGGCTACTCTCAGGATATTCAAATGATGCACTAAGGGAGAATATTTTCAGATGACACCACACTGAGATTTTTCTACACTTGGTGCCATTTTGGGAGCTCTCAATGTATAtattcacttctctctctctctctctctctctctctcttcttcttcttcttcttcttcttcctcctcctcctccatttcttcttcttcttcctcttcctcttccagtGGTGTATGAGCATCACTCTAGACTAGAGAAATcactgcagaaagagagactggAGCATAAGAAGTCCAAAGAGGGTAATTTTATGTTCATACTCAGACAATAATATATAACTCAAACCCTTCTGTGTGATGGGCTTTTTTCCCGTCTCGGCTCAAGAACGTGGGcctgttttgaaaagaaaaactaagGACATATGAGGTTATAATATAAAGGACTGTTTTGTAACATACATAAAATGATGGGCACTTTGCGCATGTTATATTTGATAATAACTTGTGTTGCTTGTACATCCTCAATGCATGTGCAAAAAATGCATCCTCAGATAACCGTCATCTTGCAAGTTATATCTTCATGAGTATCACTGTTAGGATATAGCTTGTGAAAGATCTATTTTATTTAAAGGTTAACCCATTAACCTTTATAGATACACTTTCACTGAGCAGTCATTCATTCTTTATGTTATTCCAGATTACATCGGGTATAAAGTTGAATCAGAGCGTTTTCTGAACAAAGAAAAGGTGAGTAATATCTGGATGCCAAAAAATAAATCTATTTCTTTCGGTTTTTCTGATTctgcttttttatttgtgtataacaGTGTTCATTCATTACTCAAATTAATAAGAATTTATGTTTAGAGATAGTATATATTTCACAAGTTAGAATGTTTTTTGTCAGTATATTTAGTTCTTAAGATAATAGATATTtaggtatatatatatttttttttttagaaaatggCATAATTTCATTTCTTGTTAACAGCAAGATTCAGCTAACAAACTGAAAGCCCTTCAGACAgaacatgaaatattaaaggtaagaaaaaaatactttttttttttaaacagctctctgtttattttgtacCATCAGTTTATTGAATCTGAGGGCATTCGACTGAACAACAAAGACTGTGTTCATCACAGACCAGAAAAAATTACTTGTACGGTTACCACCAACCTCTTTTTTTACTCTTCCCTGCGTGTTGTAGAACCAGCATGAGGATCTGAAGAAAGCGTTTGATGAACTCCAGGAGAAACAccagagtgaaggagagggcCATGCACATGCTGTAGATGAACACAGGATAGAAGTAGAGCAAAtgcagagggagaaggagatgGAGATCTCCAGACTCAAAGGTAGAGATAACATTTACTTTTCTCTCCAACACATCTGtggacacatcacacactcagatgttttttttcagcctgaCATTGTCTATCATCTGTTACTAAGATTCAGTGACCATGTGATTGATTTCAGAGTAAGTTTAGGAATATTACTGTccttctgcattttttttaaggataGTATTGAAATGAGTAGTAACAGAGCTAATAATCGAAACACTTTGACTGATTTAGCATTTCTGTCATATATCTCATGCATTTTTATGTCATGCTGGaggggtttgtttttcttcaaaaacaactttcttttgtcttttctgttttagagaATGCATACAATTTACGCGAGGAAAACAGGCAACTACGGAGAGCCCACCAGAACATTCATACACAGTTAATGGACGTGCGAGTGAGATGGATAGCAGGGGTTTCCTGGGGTGTGGGGATAAATCCTGAAATTAGAGGGCAGAATTCTAATTAAGCATGAAGCATTACCATTCACAGCGTTCTAGCATATAGCCCCTCCGCACAGTACTTTGAACTCCTCTTTAAATTTCAAGGCCACCCACCGTGTCgtctttttaaaatttactCAACTTGGGAACAAGATTTCTTTTTAAGaacttctgttattttttttatttttttttttaaagagcttcCCACGggctaaacttaaacttaagtGTGAAATGGCTGTGGATTATTACTGATAAATCCGATAACGATAGTAAGACATAGAccattcctgtttgttttcactctgtAGCAACAGCACAAGGACTTGAAGACCTCAAATGATCGCCTCACTCTTCTGGTAGAGGATCACAAGAGCGCTCTTGCTGCGGTGCAGGTGACTGATGTTAAAACGTGTTGTTTTAGAAGGGCATTGATTGAACTGGGTAGATGATGAGGCATTGCTCGGTGTTTGTGCTGGAGGCACGGAATGACCGAGCTACTAAATTGAGTCTTTCACTGCATGTTGTAAATGTTCTGTTAACCCAGTAACACAACACTTGAGAATGGTCCTTGAATGATGAGGTCtcggaattaaaaaaaaaaaaaaaaaaatcgctaaCCACTTCTAATTTGCCATTTTTTCTAACTCTGCATTATGAAAATCATAGTAAACAGTGAGGAGATTGGAGACATTATATAAGCAGTGGGAAAATTAGATTAGGGTAGTGGAGTGTTGACACTTAAAATCTATGAATAACTGACTGGTGTCATCTAGCTCCACAGAGCCGACTGAGAACTGGAGCCTGATATAAGATGGAGCGTCATTGGTAGGTTTCAAGGCACAGTTCATTTTAATTAGTATGTCATTGTTTAGAGCAGAGCCATTCAGTTCTGACCTTCAAATCCTTAAATAGTGTCACCCTTGGCTTCTAATTAAGGGCTAATTTTGTGACTTAAAAAGAGTTGTGCGCCTTAAAGCGAGTCCATGAAATGGAGAGGATGGTAGAAACAAAGCACCTTTGGAATTTCATGGGTCAGAGTTGAACTGAATAAGCTAAAGCCCAGCTGTCATAACTAGAAATGAGCTCTATTTTTGTGTCTTCCCAGATAGCCACACCTTACTGATtcgctgtgtgtttgttgactaTTACGCTTTCCTTGGTGACACCACTGAGCTAATAAAAGTCCTTTAAGGACACTCCTTTTTAACACCCTGAATACAGATTAGTCATTCATGCAAGGCACTTAATcttgaaatgatattttttttcttctaagcAATTAATCTTCTGCATGT contains:
- the ptx3b gene encoding pentraxin-related protein PTX3, which gives rise to MFLPCVLLAVCLLCFLNGNVLGYEYEVDYSVSYYNEISEDKGMGTTPSPCQSKDLSRWDKLFIMLEDSHMRQNMLLQNVDDMVKQDIHSLRNEIQQLSSSGNKACIKALENTCKGISEQVNFRLDEAMDQFKEAADRQKTQNNMTLQQLLEFSKNQAAQLTKLENSYLQGAGLGPAAMKAFPTNPKEQEAISSDTSKLERILMATASDLQKVQAQLNLFQRSAALRYLPSGCEMALLFPMRSRHTFAAVTPSMSLALRSLTICLWAKLTQSLDRTVLFSYGTRKNPQEFQILVAKRSVFLTVGGESHLVEAHDIVTDGRWGHYCGVWSSEQGLASLWVNGEKVAGSPGVAEGHTLPDGGTTLLGQERSRTGFNRDFDPSVAFTGKMTAVNMWDHVLDADRIRQYAKHDGSCDVRGNVIGWGVSEIIPHGGAQYIN